In Oncorhynchus kisutch isolate 150728-3 linkage group LG5, Okis_V2, whole genome shotgun sequence, a genomic segment contains:
- the vamp3 gene encoding vesicle-associated membrane protein 3: MSAPATEGSAPGNRRLQQTQAQVDEVVDIMRVNVDKVLERDSKLSELDDRADALQAGASQFETSAAKLKRKFWWKNCKMWAILIAVIVIILVIIIIWSQSS; this comes from the exons AT GTCGGCTCCTGCTACCGAAGGCTCCGCACCTGGCAACCGCCGCCTACAACAGACACAGGCCCAAGTGGATGAG gtggtggATATCATGCGTGTGAATGTGGACAAGGTGTTGGAGCGTGACTCAAAGCTGTCGGAGCTGGACGACAGGGCGGACGCATTGCAGGCCGGAGCCTCCCAGTTTGAGACCAGCGCTGCCAAACTCAAAAGGAAGTTCTGGTGGAAGAACTGCAAG ATGTGGGCCATCCTGATAGCTGTTATAGTCATCATCCTGGTCATCATCATCA TCTGGAGCCAGTCATCGTAA